ATCATTGAAGGTGGAGTAGAAGTAGCTGAAAAGCTACTACAGCAGAAATGGGACAAAATATTCTATACTGGTatgtttaattcaattttataattcaGCTCAATTGGTCTAGACTTAATTAATAATCTTAAAGAGATCAAAAGTTTAAACCATTATATTTCTGATAATCTAGGCATCTATCTCAGTATTGTTTTTCATACAAAAAATGTTTGTTAATTATCTATCTTGTATGTGGACTTTGCCTGTTAGAACATATATCTTGAatttttaatatactttttttaaaataagactGGAAGTTACACATGAATTTGCTTGATGGTCCAGATAATCAGATTCAGGCACAGTGGCGGAGCCAGGACTTTTAGCGAGTGGGGGCACCATATAAATttccagcaacaaaataaaatatataaatatatagcaaaaatatttacaagttcatgTGATAATATTACAAGTTTCCACGACGAGTTTTCATGTTTTGGAATCGCTGCATGATCAGTTCATTGTCAACGCAATCAAAAATTTCCCTTTCGATATATATAACTAAACTATCATTTAACCACTGATGCGATTTCGCAGCTTTGTCTTAACAAGATGCATTCCTGAAAATACTCTTTCCACGCTTGCTGTTGCCACTGGCAAGATCAAAGACAATGTTAGTAACTTGTATACCAGAGGATACACTTTGTCCCTTCCTAGTTCAACCATTTTTTTGGCAAGAGCGGTAATCCCTTtcaaatcagaaaattcaataCTTGACAGCATATCGGTTATATAATTCTGAAGTTGGTCATCAAGGGCCAGGAGTTCAATCGGAGAAAAGTCTTCAGGATAACACCCACCAAGTTGAATTAACTTTTGTTTATCAAAAGCAACAAACAAATCCTCTGCTCCTGACTTCATCTTGTATATTaacattataattttcaattggAATCCTCAGCCCTGGATCAGACTCAAGTGTCGCTAAATTGATCACTCTGCTTTCATCTCTTATAATATTTTGAGAATTTTCAGCTACTACGGTTGGTGGCACTGGCACAGGCGGCACAACAGCTTCCgcttctgacttccttttataAATCTCTCCATTTCTGTTTAATAGAAGCATGACCAAATAATTACAAGAGATTTTAAAATTCTAAGATATCTACTGACTATTCTTGAAAAATATCCTAGAAGCCCAGAATGAGAACTATAACTACAcagtaaattttaatacaagAAGATCATCGCTAATTCACTCTTTAGTCTTACAACACTTAAAACTCAACATATATACAACTACAAGAATACAAAGAAAATTAATGATGATGCAGAGAAGAGAAATTACCTGATAAAGGAATTGTTGAAGAAATATGAAAAGGAATCACCCCCTTGCCCGGATAAGTGATGATGCAGGTGTTATCGTTTGATTTTGGCTTTTGGGTTGTGGTTTGTGTAAAAGGAGCCGAAGAAGCTCTAGGGATTATATGTGATCAGCTGTGAAAAGTATGTACAGGAGTATACAACTTGGTAAAGTAAGTGGGtcctacaaaaaaaaaaatttttttttttttttttagaaaactcTACGGGGGCACGTGTCCCCCCGGGCCCCCACGTGCCACCGCCACTGTTCAGGCATATAACAAAGTAAGGTTGTTGCTGCACATCGACAATCTTTTTGGTTCAAAATGAACGTTTGAAACTTTTTCTGCACAATGATCCAAAGAGTTGAATTTAGAAAGTGTTTGGCTTATATGTCTGTCTACAATTAGTGTATGAGCCTATAGGCCTTAACTATAGTCATATGATTATAATGGTTTTAGTTACTATATTAAATTAGTGATCTAAAGCAGGCTTGATAATCATGATAATACTTTAGTTTTGGTCCAATATGCCAATTAGGGAATGCACGAGTGGCGCGGATTGTCATGTCTGCAGCTTCAAAGCATTTAACGCCTGTTACACTGGAGCTTGGTGGAAAATGTCCTGCTATCTTCGGCTCCCTCTCTGACGGAGATATGAAGGTACTAATCTCTTTTCTTGATATGCATGTACTTCCATATCTATAAAAAAGATGTACATACAGAACTGATAGCAGCAGGTGGATATTTCTGCCTTTTCTTATCTTGTACTAGACAATGCCTCTCCACAATTGGAAGAAAATTTCATGAGACTAAAAGATGAAACTGATCAtcttaacaaaataataataagatggAAGTAAATGTAtctactcaaaaaaaaaaagatgacaaAAGTAATGTAGGTCAACTTCTCATCTAGCTTATGTTGGTTCATCATTTGTAGGTGGCTATCAAAAGAATAGCTAGTGGGAAGTGGGGGCCATGCAGTGGACAAGCTTGTGTAGGAATTGATTATATCCTTGTTGAACATCAACATGCATCAAAGCTAGTAAGAGAGAGATCAGATTCTATCCACTTTCTTCAATTGTAGAGTTACCTTTGCTTAATAAAGTTTTTTCTAAACTTTTCGAATTCTCAGATAGATTTACTGAAGAAGACTATCAAAAAATTCTATGGTGAAAATATGGGAAGCTTGAAGAATCTCTGCAAAATAGTGAACAAGCATCACTTTAATAGATTACATAATCTTCTAGAGGATCCTGCTGTTGCAGCTTCCATTGTTTATGGGGGTTCATTGGATGAACAGAACTTGTAAGTTGACAAGTTATTATATCCTTTCGTTgaattaatgtaattttttcCACCAATATACACAACAGTTGATTTTTGCAAGGAAGCTTCTTGATTTTGTATGATAAAAACCGGTAACAGATTTATCGAGCCTACGATCTTATTGGATCCGCCAGTTGATGCAGTGATAATGGTGGAAGAAATATTTGGCCCATTCCTACCGATCATTACAGTAAGGCACACGATAATGTTATTATTCATATTAACCAAGCTGAACTCTTACAAATTTTGTTGCATATAATTGGAACTGTAGCTAGATGATATTCACGAGAGCATTGAATTCATAAACTCGAGGGAAAAACCTTTGACTATCTATGCCTTTACCAAAGACGAGAGCTTCAAGAAGCAGATACTTGCAGAAACATCTTCAGGAAGTGTGACTTTCAATGACACCTTTGTTCTGGTACCCAGCTTCTAAACTTTCTCCAATATATCAGACATATATACACTTCGTGAAAATGTGTGAAGAATTTAGAGGGTATAAGAAAtcaagtattttaaaaaaaattcttacccTTGCAGAATGCATGTGACAATTTACCATTTGGAGGTGTTGGTGAGAGCGGCTTTGGAAGATATCACGGGAAGTACTCTTTCGATACATTCAGCCATGAGAAAGCAGTTTTGGAGAGAACATTCTATTTTGAGTTAGAGGGAAGACATCCTCCATGGAATGATTTCAAGCTGCAGTTTATCAGATTGGCTTATAACTATGACTACTTTGGATTGGTGCTGCTTTTGTTGGGTTTAAAGAGAAAGTTTACCTAAAACAACTAGTATCCACACCACCATCCTTTATTCTGCATTTCAACTTTGTTTGTTGAATAAAGTTGCTTGGAAATGGAaatggtaattttttttatctaatctAAGAAATATTTGAAGTTCTTTGCTGACAAAAGAGTgtgatcaaaatttaataattgtaGGAGTGGAATTCATTCTAATATATGGTACACTAGTTGTGCCCACAGTTCAAATATAGTACTAGGAGTTTCCAACAATAATGTTCATCTACAGCTTGTCAGTATCCTTGCCAGAATTGGATATCTTGAGTTTTATTAGTACTAATATGAAACCAATTTTAAAGTTAATTCAGGACTCTAATTTATTGTGGTAAGATGGTATATTTGTGTCTATCTTGACATAAAAAATTACTAGACTAATTTGAATGAAGCAGATCCCGGttgattaattttcaaataggGTTAATGTGATGAGAACTATGGATACTTTTAAGTTTGCTCTTCTGGTCTTGCATTTAGCACAAATGATGTATGAGGATGGCAATGAGTAGAAATCAAAACCTAATGACGTGGTTGATATATAGAAGAACCCTAAGTGATCACGTGAAGGTtagtttttatatgaaaaaaatagtATATGACAACTATTCTTGCAATATTTTTCTGACTAGGGTAGAGTACCAGATTTAAGGAAAAACATACCCCTACTAATAGTATAGATAATGTTGTAAaacgataaaaaaaaatatgatgcaACGGTAAAAAATGTTATCTAACGTTAAAGAATTACATAGTCTGAATATTGAATTTTTGTTTTCCGtgttatcattttaaaattctaacatCCTAATCAAGTTGGACATGACAGATTCATATGTTCAAAAAAGATATAGTGGATATAACATTTAACGGAATCGGTCAGACTACCGTATACAAAAAAATCGAATAAATGAAAATCAAGCTTTGAAAATGAACTAATTtaagtgaaaaaaaattaatatataaaatacgaTTTTAGAATACATTTTAAGAGTTAACGTAAACCGATTGAGTActgttacaaaatattatgtaTGAGCCACTTGTTTTGGAGCTGGATCCGCCACGGTTGACAGCAGCTCCGGATTTTTCAGAAGCGTAAGAGAAATTGAGCCCCAATTTAAATTCTCATGGGTTTATCAGAAATTATCACTTCTTTCATAGATATTCTTGGTAAAAATTTCTGAAACAGACCTTCTCATTTCAATAATCCGAATTGATTCGAAAGAGCTTCCAACGAAATTGCGAATAGCTCTACTGTAGCCTCTTATTGCTCCATCATCGGGAACTTCAACGAACATCCTTATAGCAACTCGaatcaaatgaaaaaaaatatctattttgtactgaaaaatgaaaaaaataaaataacttaaaacatataatttatcgGATGAATTTCACATAATAACATAAGAAACGAAAATTACTTTCACCAATGTCATGATAGCTAATTCTACCATCAACTTTCTTAATCTCCAATCCTTCACCGGAATCATCGGACAATTGAGCTTGAAGGGGTTGTCCTACTGATACAAGGCATCATTAGGGCATTGTTGGAGcaactttttttattaaatgttcTAAATTTTAAGGCTTATCTTGAACTTGCTCTTAGACACATAAAATAGGTAGAAAATAGCTCTCAGCATCATTATtgcattaaaatttgaatttttttcttcgTAGACCTGTAGTAGCAAAAATAGGAAATTTTTGTTCAATGTTTTTCAATTTGAAAAGATAGGAATCTGCATCAAACTGAATGAGATAAAGATCATCACGAGACATACTGAAATCAAAGTTTTCGATAACTTCGATTTTAACCATTTTTTTAAGCGGCTGTTTTTGCGATTTTCTAAGTTTGTAAAATTATACCATCTAAGTAAAATTGTAAATGAGCTTCAGTTCATAATTGACCGATCTTtgactaaatattataaatcatttattcattatttttaaattttgaaaattgcatattaaaataaattaaatatatactttctagtgatataatttttattgtagTCAAATTATAGTTAATTTGGCtggttaaaatttaaaacaacataTAAAAGAGACCGAAGGAGTAGCGGTTAGTGAAGACACTGAaccctttattttatttttaaaattcgtcGGTTAACTAGTTTTGTAAGTTTCGTCCAAACCAAAACGGGTTGCCAAGTCAAGTTTCACCACATGAAAAATACCAGCAAAAAACAAGATACAAATCACAGGTCAGTAGGTCACGTACACAAATTGAAATCGTCCATGTATTAGGTACAGATAGTCAGGCATGCCTATTTTTAAAGGCATGTTAGTAAATATAATGCTGGACCGAACAAATCgcttgtaatatattttattatgaaaaatgctttgtgcacataattgtgtacaaaaacatgtacataatgacatgtggtggattctaattggatgacccccctgcatttacaccaaccaccccaattaaaacccaccacatcaccTGCCacgtcattatgtacaaattttctgtacacaattatgtgcacctagcactactctttattatttgtatttggGGAATCCGGACCAATTAcccatttatataaaaaacacAGACTGCTCTAAACAACTCACAGTTATACTATAGTAGCACAAACAAATCCAATGGAAAAAGCAGCGGAACTGAAGCTCTTGGGATTCTGGGTGAGCCCTATGGTTCTTAGGGTAGAGTGGGCTTTTATGTTGAAGGGTATTACAGATTATGAATACCTAGACGAAGACCTTTTACATAACAAGAGTTCTTTGCTTCTTCAGCTCAATCCGGTTCACAAGAAAGTCCCGGTTCTTATTCACAAAGGGAAGGCCATAGCCGAGTCATTAGTCATCGTGGGGTACATTGAAGAAACTTGGAAAAATCATCCCTTGCTTCCTCAGGATCCCTATGAGAAAGCAAGAATCAAGTCCTTTGCTATGTTTGCAGAAAAGGTAACTCATATTATCCATCACTATAACTACTGTATGTTCCGGTTAGTTACAGAGACAAGGACGGAACTAGCAAGAGACATGTgtcttcttaaaaaaatttaacattttttcatcatgctaaatttaataaatttatagaaatGATCTcagaaaatttgtaaatatataaatattgtttgaaattttacttGATACTGTCCAAGACTTAACTTCTAGATCCGTTCCGGGTTACATTGTCAAATCTCGAAGTGAAATGATTCCTAACTGTTTGTGTAACAGCTGATATTTGATTCATACACTGCTTCCTGGAGCCAAGGTGAAGCAAAGGAGAAGCTTGTGAACTCAACGATAGAGGCATTTGAGAAAATAGAGGAGGAAATTAAAGGAAAGAAATTTTTCGGAGGAGAATCGGTGGGGTATTTAGATATCGCATTGGGATGGATATGTCTTTGGCTCCCCGCTTGGGAAGAAGTCGGATCCATGACCATTCTCGACCCAAAAAAATTTCCTGGAATTTCTTCATGGGTGCAGAATTTTGTGAATCAGCCTGTGATAAAAGAGAAATGGCCGTCAAAGGAGAGGGTTGTTAAGTTTTACCAGGAGCGACGTATTGTGAGAATGGGTATGGTAAAACAGGCTTGAGTCATTTGCGAGTGTACTCGATGAATAGTTGGCAATTGTTGTGATGTTTAAGTTTATGTTCGCAGAAAAACATGTTTTCTATGCTTGTCTTTGTTTTTGGACGGTGGTCTTGCTAATAAATGTATGAACGTGACATGTTTGATTATGTTATGTTTGTTGGTACTTGCGTTGTTTTATTTGTTCGTACCACAAAGttcatgataaaatattttcatacgTGACTCTCTTCGTCTTATCCTTTGAAATTCacattttagttaattttatccgaatttgtataaattatactttggttcaattaatttttttaacttattgatatataaaaaaatctatgAGTATGTTCAAcgggattttaatgaattatcattttatgatttttaatgaattatatatCCGATTTTAATTTTACGCGGATTCTATATATAACGTTGCataattgatataatttttttagaatttaaacacaatacttcaaaatcttaTGAATTTTGGTtgcatttcaaaaaatttaagacTGCATTTGGGGATGTatgtttcatttcaaattttgaattttaaaatgacatgcaattttttttgagtgagttttgttcccaatttatttgggttttgtttattATCTCTATGTGAGAGTTTGATGTGTTTTGGTGTGATTCAATATCCACGATTTTAGATCTGCCGGGTTTGATTAAGTGATTAAGATTTATATACACAATTACGGTCGATTATCGAAACTGGTTTTGACGAAGACACTACATGTACATATATCAATTTTAACAATTCGCTTGAATGTGTCTTCGTAAAGACTATATCGAtatgatttgttttatatttgttcgactcgatcattcttgtagatgtcatttgactttttataattgaattaattctttttaaaaaaagagaaatgaCATGATTTCACGTGTCATTTCAAATTGAAATTCAACTTTCTTTGtgtatccaaacatgtcattgGATCAAATTAatgatttcaaataaaaaatttatgtgCCCAAACaaatcatgaaaaatatttgaataagttTACAAAATACATCATTTgttgaaatccaaaaaaatccatcaacatttgaatatcatcagaatttaatgaattttaaataagtcTAGTTAAATATtatcagatttttaaaaataacttaaaattctgatttaatttcAACAGATTTTGTGATATAATTTGAAAACCTAATTAAAAATCGATACATATTATGTAATCGTATTAAAACATCTAAATTTCATaaatacttttcaaaaaaatcacaattaaatatACCATAAATTAATCATTTCGCGAGTCTTGCTACCAGACATgacaggaaaaaaaaatctaaagatTAATTAATAGTTTTATGAATATGATATTCGGGTATCGAACAGAGCCCATCGTTGTGTAATTGGGCTTGAAACAGCCCACGTCATCCTCCGCTTTACTTGCACCTCACTCTGATTTTCAATTCCTCATGTACACACAGTGTGCAGAGACCAAGACCTCTTTGGGCAACTGATAAGCCATatcatcatcatattcatataatCAAATCAATGGCTACTTGTGGGAGCTCCTTTGTAATTTCTGCTTCTTCACCCAAAAACACTCACACTACTCGCATTTCAAGTCTGCGCATCCTCACACGCCCATTGTATACTTCACAAAACAAGCTACGTCCGTACAATTTTAGAAAGAATAGTGTCCAGGTGAGTGCCAAATATGCTAGAAATGAGGCGTTGCAGTACAGAAAAGTCGGCGATTCTGACCTCGAAATCAGTGAAATCACACTCGGCACTGTAAGTACTTGACTCCGAATCTCCGTACGACTATTGATTAATCGCATAATAATAGTATATTCGTTTTCGGAACTTAAATTGTGGATAACAATGCGAGGTTCTAACTGATTGATTCTACGGTGTGCGTAAATAATGCATTACTGTATGATTTGTGATTCTCCGAGTTGTCGAATCTTgttgttttttataattttgatgcTCAGGTAGTTAGCTCATTGTGTAAATTCGATGAGGAACTAGTCTGCAATTATTATTGAAAAGCTAGTGTCCGGTTTTTATTTAGTTGTGGTTGATGTTGAAAGATAAGTGAAGCATTTATGGCTATATGTTTCGGTCCTAGTGGCTTTAGCATTTTGGTTAGTAGTCTGCTAGCTGTTAatatggatgcaacattcagaTTGAGGCCTATGTGCAGTGGTTTGATCTTAAGCACTGATATCAAATCGATTGTTGATTTCATTGTTCATATGTTGAAGTACCTAAGTGTACATCGTCTAATTTCTGTGTTGATCTTTGTGGTGTGTAATTAGACATATGTGGCCATGAATTAATAATGTTATGCCCTGATGCATAACTGACTAGGGCATGAGTTGTCAGAACACGGCTATTTGTTTATTTGGTACCAGAATGGTGCATTGAGATCCACTTTTCTACCTATGCAGATTGAAGAACAAGTACAAAATGTAGTGACTTAGGTATTAGAGTATATTATGCTAAATCATTTATCATTTCAAATGTTAGATATGTCTGGGAGGGGGGtgggagaggggggggggggggggggggggggggggggggctggCTTGCTGGCTTGAAAAGGAGGGGGGTAATctgcataaaaaatatatttgttcagTGGCTAATGCTCATGAAAGGGATGGGAATCTAGTAATATCACTTCGCCAACCCACAAAAGagctaattatatttgatttgaaGATAGAATCCCAACCCTACTTTATCGATTAATCTctttggattattgttttttttttttaccaaaacaATATTGTAATAAACTCAGTATTATGTAGGTATGTAATAATTATGTTGTCTAAATCAGTGGATAGCCCTTTAGAATATTTTGGATAAGCCACTGATTGTGTCCTGTCATGGGTGGTCGGGAGGCTATTGATTATACAGtgttttaaaattctaaaagttaaattgtttctttaatcaTAATGCGTTTTCAATCCATGATCAGCCAGTAAATGCACCTAGTCATCTACAGTCATTTGTAGCTAATGCTCAGTTAAATTCACGAGAGAACATGGTAAATTGCTGATTTACATTTAAGTTACAGTGATTTGATCACTTTTTATTTGTTTGATGTTCCAGATGACATTTGGGGAGCAGAACACCGAGAAAGAGGCTCATGAAATGCTTTCTTACTCATTTGAGCAAGGAATCAATGCTTTGGATACTGCTGAGGCTGTGAGTTCTTATTTCTTACCAATAATTAGTTTCAATATAGTTGCTGCTGCTGTCGCTGCTTCTTCTGATTTCATATCTTTTTTCCTTTATTAGTTACATGCCTTACTCAAACAATTCCGCTATCTAATATTATTGCTTCTCTTCATTCGAAAAGTATCCAATCCCAATGAAGAAGGAGACGCAAGGACGGACAGATCTTTATATTGGTAACTGGCTGAAGTCTCAACCTCGTGACAAGGTCTGTTATGCTATGTTGTGTAATGTTTCTGCTTTTTTCTCCTGCTTTTGGCATCTTGCACATAGTAATCATGTTAAATATGAAGTGTCCTTggatttattaattttcttgaactCCTGGATACAGATCATGGTGATATAAATAATTCTGATAACTGCGTTGATAGCCCATGCATTTACTATCTGTTGTTAAAGTATATTTAATGTGTACTGTAGTACAGTCAAGATTCATGCCTGTTTTTATAGTGGTGTTCTtggatatattatttttcttggaATACTGCATAGAGATATAATGCAGCTTGATGCTTTATGAATCTTGATTAGGTTATTTTGGCCACTAAAGTGTGTGGATATTCAGAGCGATCAAGTTACTTACGCGACAATGCCAAGGTTTTGAGGGTCGATGctgaaaatattaaagaaaGCGTGGAGAAAAGTCTTAAACGTCTCAAAACTGATTACATTGATTTGTTGCAAATACATTGGTAAGTATCACTTGTAATAGTTGGTTCATGATACTTGAGTTATATATGTTAGTCGACCCACACATAATTTGTAGCTTCTGATATCATACTAGGACTCTATATTTTATGATTCGGACAATGGCAGACAAGTAAGTTTTTTGAAACTGAAGATTGTAGCTAgcaagtgattctaatttacCGGTTTGACATTGTGGAAGAAAGAAGCGATAGATAGAGAGGATGCGGCGTGATGAGTGTTTTTATGGCACAACACGTACgtataacacacacacacacacacacggaaaaaaacaaaaacaaaaatacactTAATTGTGTCTGTAGATATCTTGGTTGAACAATTCCC
This genomic window from Daucus carota subsp. sativus chromosome 7, DH1 v3.0, whole genome shotgun sequence contains:
- the LOC108196935 gene encoding aldehyde dehydrogenase family 3 member F1; protein product: MEELSRSVSELKQTFNTGRTRDVEWRKAQLKGIIKLLDENELQIFQALERDLGKHPVEAYRDEIGVIKKSARFTLSSIDKWVAPTKKQVPLLFYPSKGVVMPEPLGIVLIFSSWNFPFTLSLDPLIGAVSAGNTVVLKPSELAAECSAFLSKTIPLYLDCKAIKIIEGGVEVAEKLLQQKWDKIFYTGNARVARIVMSAASKHLTPVTLELGGKCPAIFGSLSDGDMKVAIKRIASGKWGPCSGQACVGIDYILVEHQHASKLIDLLKKTIKKFYGENMGSLKNLCKIVNKHHFNRLHNLLEDPAVAASIVYGGSLDEQNLFIEPTILLDPPVDAVIMVEEIFGPFLPIITLDDIHESIEFINSREKPLTIYAFTKDESFKKQILAETSSGSVTFNDTFVLNACDNLPFGGVGESGFGRYHGKYSFDTFSHEKAVLERTFYFELEGRHPPWNDFKLQFIRLAYNYDYFGLVLLLLGLKRKFT
- the LOC108195288 gene encoding glutathione transferase GST 23-like codes for the protein MEKAAELKLLGFWVSPMVLRVEWAFMLKGITDYEYLDEDLLHNKSSLLLQLNPVHKKVPVLIHKGKAIAESLVIVGYIEETWKNHPLLPQDPYEKARIKSFAMFAEKLIFDSYTASWSQGEAKEKLVNSTIEAFEKIEEEIKGKKFFGGESVGYLDIALGWICLWLPAWEEVGSMTILDPKKFPGISSWVQNFVNQPVIKEKWPSKERVVKFYQERRIVRMGMVKQA